GCGGAAGGCCGCCTCGAGCGTGGAGGCGTCGACGAAGCGGAACGTCCCGACGAGCGGCGGCAGGCCCGGGCGGAGCACCTCGGCCTCCGCCGCGCCGCTCAGGCGCAGCGCCTCGAGCGCCGCGGGGTCGAGCACCTCGCCGAGCAGCGTCAGCAGCTGCTCGGTGTTCGGCTGCGCGCTGGAGGCGAAACGCTGCCCGCGCTCGGTCAGGAACGCCGGGCGGGCGCCCGACGAGAAACGCAGCTCGTACACCCCCGGCTGCGCGAGGAAAGCGAAGAACTTGTCCAACTGGGCCACGGCGACCTCGCGGCGCGGCGCGCCGTCCCTCGGGCGGGAGAAGCGCGCGGCGCGCCGGTCAATCTAATCGCCAATGGCCCATTCTCCAAGAGGGGGGGGCCCGCGGGGGCCGGCCCGCGCCCCGCCCTCCGCGGCCGCGCGGCGGAGCGGCCGGCCTCCGGTCGGCGCTAGACTGTGGCCCCCGCGGCGCGCCGCCGAGGACGCCCGCGGCCAAGAGAGGAGACCTCGACGATGCGTCTCGCCCTGCTCGTTCCGTTCGTCCTGTCGGCCGCCCTCGCGGCGCCGGCTCTCGCCCAGACCCCCGCCAAGCCCGCCCCGGCCAAGCCGGCCGCCGCGGCGAAGCCCGCCGCCGCCAAGCCGGCCCCCGCGAAGCCGGGCCAGGCGGCGAAGGCCCCGGCCCAGATCCCGAACCATCCGTTCGAGGCGGACATCGTGACCAACCGCGGCACGATCACCGTGCAGCTCTGGCCGGACAAGGCCCCGAAGACCGTGGCCAACTTCGTCGCCTACGCGAACGACGGCTTCTACGGCAAGACGATCTTCCACCGCGTCGTGCCCGGCTTCGTGATCCAGGGCGGCGGCTACACCGCCGACGGGTCGGAGAAGGCGACCAAGCCGCCGATCCGCCTCGAGGCCGGCGAGTCGAACAAGAAGTACACGCTGGCCATGGCGCGCACGCGCGACCCCCACTCCGCGACCTCGCAGTTCTTCGTCAACCTCGACGACAACGCCGAGGCGCTCGACCCCGGCGCGCGCGGCCCCGGCTACGCGGTCTTCGGCCGCGTCGTGCGCGGCATGGACGTCGTGGAGGCGATCGCCAAGGAGCCGACGCAGAACTCCGGCGGCGCGTTCACCAACGCCCCGGTCAACCCGGTGGTGATCGAGAAGGTCGTCGTCCGCTTCTGAACTTCCGCGCGGGACGCGGGCGGGCCGGAGCGTCCGCCCGCGCTCCCCGTCGCCGTCAGCGGGTCAGGTCCACCAGCTCGACGCCCAGCTCCCGCGCGAAGTCGCCGATCCGCGCGTCGCGGTAGAACTCGCCGTAGCAGATCCGGCGCACGCCGGCGTTGACGAGCAGCTTGAAGCAGTTGAAGCAGGGGCTGGCGGTGACGTAGATCTCGCCGCCGTCGATCCGCACGCCGTTCCGCGCCGCCTGCGCCACGGCGTTGGCCTCCGCGTGCACCGTGCGCACGCAGTGGTCGTTCTCCATCAGGTGCCCCGCCTCGTCGCAGTGCACGGACCCGCGCATCGAGCCGTTGTAGCCGGTGGAGAGGATCGCGCGGTCCCGCACGATCACCGCGCCGACGTGCTTGCGGTCGCACGTGCTGCGCGTGGCCACTTGGCCGGCGATGTTCATGAAGTAGTCGTCCCAGTCGGCGCGCGTCTGTGCCATGCCCTTCGTCCCCTCCGCCCTCACTCGCGGTTGCGGCTCCACTTCGGGTGGGTGATGTCGTACTTCTGGATCTTGTAGTTCATCACGCGGCTCGAGACGCGCAGGAAGCGGGCCGCGTCCTTCTGCACCCAGTCGTTCAGGCGCAGCGCCTCGAGGATGACCATCTTCTCCAGCTCGTCGATGTCGATCCCGTCGGGCGGCAGCCGGACGATCGCCCCCAGCCGCCCCGGCGTCTCGGCCGCCCCCTGCTCGGCGCCGCCGACCGTCAGGTCCTTCGCCTCGAGCTGCGTCCCGTCGGCCATCAGCACGGCGCGCTCGACCGCGTTCTCGAGCTCGCGGATGTTCCCCGGCCAGTTGTGGCGCAGCAGCGCGCGCACGGCGGTCGGCGCCATCCCGCGCACCGGCTTCTTGAGGTCGCGGGCGAACTTCTCGAG
This portion of the bacterium genome encodes:
- a CDS encoding deaminase: MAQTRADWDDYFMNIAGQVATRSTCDRKHVGAVIVRDRAILSTGYNGSMRGSVHCDEAGHLMENDHCVRTVHAEANAVAQAARNGVRIDGGEIYVTASPCFNCFKLLVNAGVRRICYGEFYRDARIGDFARELGVELVDLTR
- a CDS encoding peptidylprolyl isomerase, whose translation is MRLALLVPFVLSAALAAPALAQTPAKPAPAKPAAAAKPAAAKPAPAKPGQAAKAPAQIPNHPFEADIVTNRGTITVQLWPDKAPKTVANFVAYANDGFYGKTIFHRVVPGFVIQGGGYTADGSEKATKPPIRLEAGESNKKYTLAMARTRDPHSATSQFFVNLDDNAEALDPGARGPGYAVFGRVVRGMDVVEAIAKEPTQNSGGAFTNAPVNPVVIEKVVVRF